A genomic stretch from Helianthus annuus cultivar XRQ/B chromosome 1, HanXRQr2.0-SUNRISE, whole genome shotgun sequence includes:
- the LOC110931056 gene encoding calponin homology domain-containing protein DDB_G0272472-like: MHKEWAVFKASKKKAAEGEARVAQLRAKLEADQAKFENDRKTEEWSVAGWKRKAEAEAALISEERKNWKKICEKDNAEKMNLRNVINNLKAEVEKLKKQDAEIEKLKKEKADAEVAQDETRSHRERSEQREFESAKKDLELTRTEKAETSRRLAETEEKLETSEPARATTESELKPLKSVMSWLKERGITSVVESVLNSEELEKSVARLLVAARNDGYAQGYAEGSHHVVNALKVDWNTSKFATHDVNTDVALADAKTEFNNLQLPVLDLINVALQSEDHVAQLKEIFPDGENEDEDLAYVFFCVCMNN, from the exons ATGCATAAGGAGTGGGCTGTTTTTAAGGCGTCCAAGAAGAAAGCCGCTGAGGGTGAGGCCCGTGTTGCCCAGCTGAGGGCTAAATTAGAAGCTGATCAGGCCAAGTTTGAGAATGATCGAAAAACTGAAGAATGGTCTGTTGCGGGGTGGAAGAGAAAGGCGGAAGCTGAAGCTGCCCTTATTTCCGAGGAACGCAAAAACTGGAAAAAGATATGTGAGAAGGATAATGCCGAGAAGATGAATCTCCGCAATGTTATCAATAATCTCAAGGCTGAGGTGGAAAAGTTGAAGAAACAAGATGCGGAGATTGAGAAATTGAAGAAGGAAAAAGCTGATGCTGAAGTTGCGCAGGACGAAACGCGCTCTCACAGGGAAAGGAGCGAACAACGAGAG TTTGAGTCTGCCAAGAAAGATTTGGAGCTTACGCGTACTGAGAAGGCTGAAACTTCTCGCCGTCTTGCTGAAACCGAAGAAAAGTTAGAAACTTCCGAACCTGCGCGGGCAACGACGGAGAGTGAACTTAAGCCTTTGAAAAGTGTTATGTCATGGCTGAAAGAACGCGGGATCACGAGT GTTGTTGAATCAGTTCTGAATTCTGAGGAGCTAGAAAAATCGGTTGCGCGCTTGTTGGTTGCAGCGCGAAATGATGGATATGCCCAGGGGTATGCTGAAGGCTCGCACCATGTGGTTAACGCTTTGAAGGTTGACTGGAATACTAGCAAGTTCGCTACCCATGATGTTAATACAGATGTTGCCCTTGCTGATGCGAAGACAGAATTTAATAACTTACAACTCCCGGTTCTGGATCTCATCAATGTTGCGTTACAATCCGAGGACCATGTGGCGCAACTGAAAGAAATCTTCCCAGATGGAGAAAATGAAGATGAAGACCTAGCGTATGT